In Nocardioides cavernae, a single genomic region encodes these proteins:
- a CDS encoding calcium-binding protein, whose translation MRLVRHLLPAVVATVGLAAPLAVAPTAHAAPSCAGLKATIVGNDKANSITGTPRRDVVVARGGNDTIRGLAGNDVICGGDGADTILSGEGNDRLYGETDLVRLDQFGRVVKKGDTLSGGTGDDTIDLGYDPRPAGEGTAVVLDGVTYVNAPAPVVVDFRAARTVPVAADGNDTVTGFDGGIRLVGSPFSDTVKGTNSADVIAARGGDDTIFGRGGDDTITADASGTLGNDRLYGDAGDDQLVGTVGIDTFVGGSGGDTLSTTSESHQVWRGGSGSDTMTFPIPAESGFVAKGYGGQDKLRIVASSNPALKPTLRIDQLRKTTIRGLQPFTLEGKVTGFSDVVLPARALSIFKCSNDSEIVTANPDYRVKLYGRGGADVLTGSDEPDRLDGGKGFDIARGRGGNDTCRAAEKRSSC comes from the coding sequence ATGCGCCTCGTCCGTCACCTCCTGCCTGCCGTCGTCGCGACGGTCGGCCTCGCCGCACCGCTCGCGGTCGCGCCGACCGCGCATGCCGCCCCGAGCTGCGCCGGCCTCAAGGCCACGATCGTGGGCAACGACAAGGCCAACTCGATCACCGGCACGCCCCGGCGGGACGTCGTGGTCGCCCGCGGTGGCAACGACACGATCCGCGGCCTCGCCGGCAACGACGTGATCTGCGGGGGTGACGGCGCCGACACGATCCTCAGCGGCGAGGGCAACGACCGGCTCTACGGCGAGACCGACCTGGTGCGCCTCGACCAGTTCGGCCGGGTGGTCAAGAAGGGCGACACCCTCTCCGGCGGCACCGGCGACGACACGATCGACCTCGGCTACGACCCGCGCCCCGCCGGCGAGGGCACGGCCGTGGTGCTCGACGGGGTGACCTACGTCAACGCGCCGGCACCGGTGGTGGTCGACTTCCGCGCCGCACGCACCGTCCCGGTCGCCGCCGACGGCAACGACACCGTCACCGGGTTCGACGGCGGCATCCGGCTCGTCGGGTCGCCGTTCAGCGACACCGTCAAGGGCACCAACTCGGCCGACGTGATCGCCGCGCGGGGTGGCGACGACACGATCTTCGGTCGGGGCGGCGACGACACGATCACCGCCGACGCGTCGGGCACCCTCGGCAACGACCGGCTCTACGGCGACGCCGGCGACGACCAGCTCGTCGGCACCGTCGGCATCGACACCTTCGTGGGGGGCAGCGGCGGCGACACCCTGTCGACGACGTCGGAGAGCCACCAGGTCTGGCGGGGCGGCAGCGGCAGCGACACGATGACCTTCCCGATACCGGCCGAGTCCGGGTTCGTGGCCAAGGGCTACGGCGGGCAGGACAAGCTGCGCATCGTCGCCAGCTCCAACCCCGCCCTCAAGCCGACCCTGCGCATCGACCAGCTGAGGAAGACGACCATCCGCGGCCTGCAGCCCTTCACGCTCGAGGGCAAGGTCACCGGCTTCAGCGACGTGGTCCTGCCGGCCCGGGCCCTGTCGATCTTCAAGTGCAGCAACGACTCCGAGATCGTCACCGCCAACCCCGACTACCGCGTGAAGCTCTACGGCCGCGGCGGCGCCGACGTGCTGACCGGCTCCGACGAGCCCGACCGCCTCGACGGCGGCAAGGGCTTCGACATCGCGCGGGGACGAGGCGGCAACGACACCTGCAGG
- a CDS encoding TetR/AcrR family transcriptional regulator, translating to MTPTETGTRPRVAGERELEILEATLAVLDEVGYDLLTMDAVASRAKASKATLYRRWKGKPELVVAAIMAHKGEAVVPDTGTLRGDLLAAYCGSGGLNDPIAQTVLTAVVTAMGRDPEFAEVYRRDFIAPKVATSRAIYERARERGEVHPDVDLSILAPSLAGIVLHRAFLLGDAVTPELVGRVLDEVILPAALRGPAPSAPDR from the coding sequence GTGACCCCGACCGAGACCGGCACCCGCCCCCGCGTGGCGGGCGAGCGCGAGCTCGAGATCCTCGAGGCGACCCTCGCGGTGCTCGACGAGGTGGGCTACGACCTGCTGACCATGGACGCCGTGGCGAGCCGCGCCAAGGCGTCCAAGGCCACGCTCTACCGCCGCTGGAAGGGCAAGCCCGAGCTCGTGGTGGCCGCGATCATGGCGCACAAGGGCGAAGCCGTCGTCCCCGACACCGGCACCCTGCGTGGCGACCTGCTCGCCGCCTACTGCGGCAGCGGCGGCCTCAACGACCCGATCGCGCAGACCGTCCTCACGGCCGTGGTCACCGCGATGGGGCGTGACCCGGAGTTCGCCGAGGTCTACCGCCGCGACTTCATCGCGCCGAAGGTCGCCACCTCGCGCGCGATCTACGAGAGGGCCCGCGAGCGCGGCGAGGTCCACCCCGACGTGGACCTCTCGATCCTCGCCCCGTCGCTCGCCGGGATCGTCCTGCACCGGGCCTTCCTGCTCGGCGACGCCGTCACGCCCGAGCTCGTCGGCCGGGTGCTCGACGAGGTCATCCTCCCCGCCGCGCTGCGCGGACCAGCACCCTCCGCACCTGACCGCTGA
- the ligA gene encoding NAD-dependent DNA ligase LigA encodes MSTSEQPDLEATDATVESAPPEARERHREVSEQVDDARWRYYVLDDPTLSDADFDVRLRELEALEDRFPELRTPDSPTQKVGGAVSTEFTAVDHLQRMESLDNAFTYDELEGWYARLQREGLEAPDLLCELKVDGLAINLLYEDGRLVRALTRGDGRTGEDVTPNVKTIDSVPHRLTAADGFPVPGLLEVRGEVFLPVEAFERLNVSMTEAGRPAFANPRNAAAGSLRQKDPRVTASRALGMVCHGIGERRGFEPKAQSHAYEALAAWGLPISDQVRVVPSLADVQAYVENAGEKRHSIVPYEIDGVVVKVDDVSLQRRMGSTSRAPRWAIAFKYPPEEVNARLLDIRVNVGRTGRVTPYGVMEPTKVAGSTVENATLHNRHEVERKDVRPGDTVVLRKAGDVIPEIVGPVLGLRPEGLEKWVMPEDCPSCGTRLAEQKEGDKDLRCPNHQHCPAQVRERVFHVAGRGAFDIEGLGYEAASALIDAGVITDEGDLFSLTREQLVRAPLFTRAPRKDEDGPQLSANGERLAANLDKAKQVPLWRVLVALSIRHVGPTAARALAQEFASMAAVRAASEEELAAAEGVGPTIAEAVIAWFEVDWHRAIVDAWEADGVSMADERDASITRTLEGLTIVATGSLEHYTRDSVKEAIISRGGKAAGSVSKKTDYVVVGDNAGSKADKAEQLGVPVLDEDQFTLLLEKGPDALA; translated from the coding sequence ATGAGCACGTCCGAGCAGCCCGACCTCGAGGCCACCGACGCCACGGTGGAGTCCGCCCCGCCCGAGGCGCGCGAGCGTCACCGGGAGGTCAGCGAGCAGGTCGACGACGCCCGCTGGCGCTACTACGTGCTCGACGACCCGACGCTGTCGGACGCCGACTTCGACGTACGGCTGCGCGAGCTCGAGGCGTTGGAGGACCGGTTCCCCGAGCTCCGCACCCCCGACTCGCCGACCCAGAAGGTCGGTGGAGCGGTGTCCACCGAGTTCACCGCGGTCGACCACCTCCAGAGGATGGAGAGCCTCGACAACGCGTTCACCTACGACGAGCTCGAGGGGTGGTACGCCCGACTGCAGCGCGAGGGCCTCGAGGCGCCCGACCTGCTGTGCGAGCTCAAGGTCGACGGCCTCGCGATCAACCTCCTCTACGAGGACGGCCGGCTGGTGCGGGCCCTCACCCGGGGCGACGGCCGCACCGGCGAGGACGTCACGCCCAACGTCAAGACGATCGACTCCGTGCCCCACCGGCTGACGGCTGCGGACGGGTTCCCGGTGCCCGGGCTGCTCGAGGTCCGCGGCGAGGTGTTCCTGCCCGTCGAGGCGTTCGAGCGGCTCAACGTGTCGATGACGGAGGCGGGGCGTCCCGCCTTCGCCAACCCGCGCAACGCGGCGGCGGGGTCGCTGCGGCAGAAGGACCCGCGGGTCACGGCCAGCCGCGCGCTCGGGATGGTCTGCCACGGCATCGGTGAGCGCCGCGGCTTCGAGCCCAAGGCCCAGTCGCACGCCTACGAGGCCCTCGCGGCGTGGGGCCTGCCCATCTCCGACCAGGTGCGGGTGGTGCCGTCGCTGGCCGACGTCCAGGCCTATGTCGAGAACGCCGGGGAGAAGCGCCACTCGATCGTCCCCTACGAGATCGACGGCGTCGTGGTGAAGGTGGACGACGTCTCGCTGCAGCGGCGCATGGGTTCCACCTCGCGCGCCCCGCGGTGGGCCATCGCCTTCAAGTACCCGCCCGAGGAGGTCAACGCCAGGCTGCTCGACATCCGGGTCAACGTCGGTCGCACCGGGCGGGTCACCCCCTACGGCGTCATGGAGCCGACGAAGGTGGCCGGGTCCACCGTCGAGAACGCCACCCTCCACAACCGCCACGAGGTCGAGCGCAAGGACGTCCGTCCGGGCGACACCGTGGTGCTGCGCAAGGCGGGTGACGTGATCCCCGAGATCGTCGGCCCGGTGCTGGGGCTGCGTCCCGAGGGGCTCGAGAAGTGGGTGATGCCGGAGGACTGCCCGTCCTGCGGCACGCGACTGGCCGAGCAGAAGGAGGGCGACAAGGACCTCCGCTGCCCCAACCACCAGCACTGCCCGGCGCAGGTCCGCGAGCGGGTATTCCACGTGGCCGGGCGTGGTGCCTTCGACATCGAGGGCCTGGGCTACGAAGCCGCATCGGCCCTCATCGACGCCGGGGTGATCACCGACGAGGGCGACCTGTTCTCCCTGACCCGCGAGCAGCTGGTCAGGGCTCCGCTGTTCACCCGGGCGCCGAGGAAGGACGAGGACGGGCCGCAGCTCTCGGCCAACGGCGAGCGGCTGGCCGCCAACCTCGACAAGGCCAAGCAGGTGCCGCTGTGGCGGGTGCTGGTCGCTCTGTCCATCCGCCACGTCGGCCCCACCGCGGCCCGGGCGCTGGCCCAGGAGTTCGCGTCGATGGCCGCCGTCCGCGCCGCCAGCGAGGAGGAGCTCGCGGCGGCCGAGGGGGTCGGCCCGACGATCGCCGAGGCCGTGATCGCGTGGTTCGAGGTCGACTGGCACCGCGCGATCGTCGACGCCTGGGAGGCTGACGGCGTGTCGATGGCCGACGAGCGCGACGCGTCGATCACCCGCACGCTCGAGGGCCTCACGATCGTGGCCACCGGCTCCCTGGAGCACTACACCCGCGACTCGGTGAAGGAGGCGATCATCAGTCGCGGCGGCAAGGCGGCGGGGTCGGTGTCCAAGAAGACCGACTACGTCGTCGTCGGGGACAACGCCGGCTCCAAGGCCGACAAGGCCGAGCAGCTCGGCGTCCCCGTGCTCGACGAGGACCAGTTCACACTGCTGCTGGAGAAGGGGCCCGACGCCCTGGCCTGA